In Quercus robur chromosome 11, dhQueRobu3.1, whole genome shotgun sequence, the following proteins share a genomic window:
- the LOC126704620 gene encoding receptor-like protein kinase 7: MLSNQFFQLRPVLLLLFLCFLSLISFSKSSELNSLLQFKSAVQNPDTNHVFSSWTQAYSLCNFTGIACNSNGLVREINLPQQNLYGILPFDSICSLQSLEKLSLGSNFLYGTITEDLKNCTSLQYLDLGLNKFSGKVPDLSPLSKLEFLNLNNSGFSGPFPWRSLENLTSLTFLSLGDNFFEPSTFPVEVFKLEKLYWLYLSNCSLTGPIPEGLGNLTQLINLELSCNQLTGEIPADIGKLKNLLQLELYKNSLTGKLPVGFGNLTSLENLDMSRNNLQGSISEVGFLTNIVSLQLFENQFTGEVPEEIGEFKNLSNFSLYRNKFTGPLPQKLGSLADFFYIDVAENFLTGPIPPDMCKNGIMIALIVMQNKFTGGIPESYANCLSLIRVRVNNNSLSGVVPAGIWSLPNLTIFDLSMNQFEGPVASNVGNAKSLAQLFLNNNRFSGELPLAISEASSLVSLKLSSNQFSGQIPETIGRLKTLGNIYLDENMFSGYIPDSLGSCVSLSEINLSGNKLSGNIPASLGHLPNLNSLNLSNNELSGEIPTSLSSLRLTLLDLSNNRLIGHIPDSLSILAFSTSFNGNPGLCSQNLKHFQPCSSGSTSTRSHLGTLVSCLIAGAVILLLVLVCCLCVKLRHKNLDSPLKSNSWDMKPYHILTFTEKEIIDGIKKENQIGKGGSGNVYRVELTDGKEVAVKHIWISDSGDRKNWQSSSAMLTKRNIRSAEFEAEVATLSSVRHINVVKLYCSITSEDSNLLVYEYLPNGSLWDRLHNCSRKMEMGWEVRYEIALGAARGLEYLHHGCDRPVIHRDVKSSNILLDGDWKPKIADFGLAKIVQATGGDWTHVIAGTLGYMAPEYAYTYKVNEKSDVYSFGVVLLELVMGKRPIEPEFGENKDIVDWVRSKISNKESVLDLVDSTISEALKEDAIKVMRIAVHCTSKLPSLRPSMRMVVQMLEEAEPCKLTDIIVNKECQNSSNESLKNTGKIGALEFESKIY, translated from the exons ATGTTATCCAACCAATTTTTCCAGCTGAGGCCGGTTTTATTGCTTCTCTTTCTATGCTTTCTCAGCCTGATATCATTCTCCAAATCCAGTGAGCTTAATTCACTTCTTCAATTCAAGTCTGCTGTCCAGAACCCAGATACCAATCATGTTTTCAGTTCATGGACACAAGCCTACTCCTTATGCAATTTCACCGGGATTGCATGCAACTCCAATGGACTTGTCAGAGAAATCAATCTTCCCCAACAAAATCTATATGGGATTCTTCCATTTGATTCAATATGCTCGCTTCAGTCTCTTGAGAAACTCTCTCTGGGGTCCAATTTTTTGTACGGTACCATCACTGAGGACTTGAAGAATTGTACTAGTTTGCAATACTTGGACCTGGGTTTGAATAAATTTTCTGGAAAAGTCCCTGACTTGTCTCCTTTGAGCAAACTAGAgttcttgaatttgaacaacAGCGGGTTTTCTGGGCCATTTCCATGGAGATCATTGGAAAATCTTACGAGTCTCACTTTCTTAAGCCTTGGTGACAATTTCTTTGAACCAAGTACTTTTCCTGTGGAAGTCTTTAAGCTTGAGAAATTGTACTGGCTTTACCTCTCAAACTGCAGCCTTACAGGACCAATTCCAGAAGGTCTTGGAAACCTTACTCAGCTCATAAATCTTGAGCTTTCTTGTAACCAATTGACTGGTGAAATCCCAGCTGATATTGGAAAACTCAAGAACCTTCTACAACTTGAGCtttacaaaaattcattgaCAGGGAAACTCCCAGTTGGATTTGGAAATCTTACTAGTCTTGAGAACCTTGATATGAGTCGTAATAACCTCCAAGGCAGTATTTCTGAGGTGGGATTCTTGACAAACATTGTTTCTTTACAACTCTTTGAGAACCAGTTCACTGGGGAGGTACCTGAAGAGATCGGGGAGTTCAAGAACCTCAGTAATTTTTCACTCTACAGGAACAAGTTCACTGGTCCTTTACCTCAAAAGCTTGGCTCTTTAGCGGACTTTTTTTACATTGATGTTGCAGAGAATTTTTTGACGGGTCCTATACCTCCTGATATGTGCAAGAATGGTATAATGATTGCCCTGATTGTGATGCAGAACAAGTTCACTGGTGGAATCCCAGAAAGCTATGCTAATTGCTTGTCTTTGATACGTGTAAGAGTAAATAACAATTCTCTTTCGGGTGTTGTTCCGGCTGGGATATGGAGCTTGCCGAACTTAACCATATTTGATCTTTCTATGAATCAATTTGAAGGTCCTGTGGCATCTAATGTAGGTAATGCTAAATCTCTTGCACAATTATTTCTAAATAACAATCGCTTCTCTGGTGAATTACCATTGGCAATTTCCGAAGCTTCATCATTAGTATCATTAAAGCTGAGTTCAAATCAATTTTCGGGTCAAATTCCGGAAACAATTGGTAGATTGAAGACACTAGGCAATATTTATTTAGATGAAAACATGTTCTCTGGTTATATACCGGACTCATTAGGCTCATGTGTTTCCCTCAGTGAAATAAACCTGTCTGGCAATAAACTTTCAGGCAACATTCCAGCAAGTCTTGGACATTTGCCTAATCTCAATTCCTTGAACTTGTCCAATAACGAACTTTCTGGTGAAATTCCTACCAGTTTGTCATCACTGAGATTAACCCTTCTTGACCTATCAAACAATCGGTTGATTGGCCATATTCCCGACTCTCTATCCATCCTAGCCTTCAGTACCAGCTTTAATGGAAATCCAGGCTTATGTAGTCAGAATTTAAAGCATTTCCAGCCATGTTCATCAGGGTCCACCAGCACACGGAGCCACCTCGGGACACTGGTATCCTGTTTAATTGCTGGAGCTGTGATTCTGCTTCTTGTACTAGTGTGTTGCCTATGTGTCAAGCTAAGACATAAAAATCTTGATAGCCCATTGAAGTCTAATTCTTGGGATATGAAGCCTTATCACATACTTACCTTCACAGAGAAAGAGATCATTGATGGCATCAAAAAGGAGAATCAGATTGGTAAAGGAGGGTCAGGGAATGTGTACAGGGTTGAATTAACTGATGGTAAAGAAGTTGCTGTAAAGCACATTTGGATATCAGATTCGGGTGACCGGAAAAACTGGCAAAGCAGCTCAGCTATGCTAACAAAAAGGAATATCCGGTCTGCTGAATTTGAGGCCGAGGTGGCCACATTGAGCTCTGTGAGGCACATCAATGTGGTGAAGCTATACTGTAGTATCACAAGTGAGGACAGTAATCTTCTGGTATATGAGTACTTGCCCAATGGGAGCTTGTGGGATCGGCTGCACAATTGTAGTAGGAAGATGGAGATGGGATGGGAGGTGAGGTATGAGATTGCATTGGGGGCTGCTAGAGGATTGGAGTATCTTCATCATGGGTGTGATAGACCGGTGATACACCGTGATGTGAAATCCAGCAATATTTTGCTGGATGGGGATTGGAAGCCAAAGATTGCTGATTTTGGGTTAGCTAAGATTGTGCAGGCTACTGGAGGGGACTGGACCCATGTCATTGCTGGGACACTTGGATACATGGCTCCTG AATATGCATACACATACAAGGTAAATGAGAAGAGTGATGTCTACAGCTTTGGGGTGGTCCTATTGGAGCTGGTCATGGGAAAGAGGCCGATTGAGCCTGAGTTTGGAGAAAACAAGGACATAGTCGACTGGGTACGCAGCAAAATCAGTAATAAAGAGAGTGTGCTTGACTTAGTAGACTCAACCATCTCAGAAGCCCTCAAGGAAGATGCAATCAAAGTGATGAGAATAGCAGTCCACTGCACATCAAAACTTCCAAGTCTAAGGCCCTCCATGAGAATGGTAGTTCAGATGCTGGAAGAGGCTGAGCCTTGTAAACTTACCGACATTATTGTCAACAAAGAATGCCAAAACAGTTCAAATGAGAGTCTGAAGAATACTGGCAAGATTGGAGCACTTgaatttgaaagtaaaatttacTGA